A DNA window from Buttiauxella agrestis contains the following coding sequences:
- the fliF gene encoding flagellar basal-body MS-ring/collar protein FliF, which translates to MTAAGQAQTPQNKTQEWLTRIRANPKIPLMVAGAATIAIIMALVLWAKAPDYKVLYSNLADQDGGAIVTQLTQMNVPYRFSDNGSAIEVPADKVYDLRLRLAQQGLPKGGAVGFELLDQEKFGISQFSEQVNYQRALEGELARTIETLGPVKTARVHLAMPKPSLFVREQKSPSASVTLSLEPGRALDEGQISAVVHMVSSAVAGLPPGNVTLVDQGGHLLTQSNTAGRDLNDAQLKYAMDVENRFQRRIETILAPIVGSGNVHAQVTAQIDFSNKEQTEEQYRPNSDPSQSAVRSRQLNQSEQVNGRNPGGVPGALSNQPAPPNNAPISTPPQNNAANAQPQNQSTSTSGQTGSSNTQRDETTNYEVDRTIRHTKLNTGDVQRLSVAVVVNYRQLSDGKPLPLTADQMKQIENLTREAMGYSDKRGDTLNVVNSPFSATEETSNELPFWKQQAFFEMLMSAGRWLVVLIVAWLLWRKVVRPLVQRKDAVQQAQVEAKRQQVEGEDAVSVRLTKDEQQQQRKMNQKLSAEVMSQRIREMSDNDPRVVALVIRQWMSNEL; encoded by the coding sequence ATGACCGCAGCTGGCCAGGCACAAACGCCACAAAACAAAACCCAGGAGTGGCTGACCCGCATTCGCGCAAATCCTAAAATCCCACTGATGGTTGCGGGCGCCGCGACTATCGCCATTATTATGGCCCTCGTACTCTGGGCAAAAGCGCCTGATTATAAAGTGCTTTACAGCAATCTGGCGGATCAGGACGGTGGTGCCATCGTCACGCAATTGACTCAAATGAACGTGCCTTATCGCTTCTCGGATAACGGCAGTGCGATTGAAGTCCCCGCCGATAAAGTCTATGACTTGCGTCTGCGCCTCGCCCAGCAAGGGTTGCCAAAAGGCGGAGCGGTCGGCTTTGAATTGCTGGACCAGGAAAAATTCGGCATCAGCCAGTTTAGCGAGCAAGTGAACTATCAGCGTGCGCTGGAAGGTGAACTGGCGCGCACCATCGAAACCCTCGGCCCGGTCAAAACGGCGCGTGTGCATCTTGCGATGCCAAAACCTTCTTTATTCGTCCGCGAACAAAAATCCCCTTCTGCTTCCGTCACGCTGAGTCTCGAACCTGGTCGCGCATTGGATGAAGGGCAAATCAGCGCGGTCGTGCATATGGTTTCCAGCGCGGTTGCCGGTTTGCCGCCGGGCAATGTCACACTTGTGGATCAAGGCGGTCATCTGCTCACGCAGTCCAATACTGCCGGGCGTGACCTGAACGACGCACAGCTGAAATATGCGATGGATGTCGAAAACCGCTTCCAGCGCCGCATTGAAACCATTCTTGCGCCCATTGTTGGTAGCGGGAATGTTCACGCGCAGGTCACCGCACAGATTGATTTCTCCAATAAAGAACAGACTGAGGAGCAGTATCGCCCGAACAGCGATCCGTCTCAGTCGGCGGTGCGTTCACGCCAGTTAAACCAAAGCGAGCAAGTGAATGGCCGTAACCCAGGCGGCGTGCCGGGTGCGCTGTCCAACCAACCCGCTCCGCCAAATAACGCGCCAATTTCTACGCCACCGCAAAATAATGCGGCGAATGCGCAGCCGCAGAACCAATCGACTTCGACTTCAGGTCAGACCGGTTCGAGCAACACCCAGCGTGACGAAACCACCAACTACGAAGTGGACCGCACCATTCGCCACACCAAGCTGAACACTGGCGATGTGCAGCGCCTTTCTGTGGCAGTGGTGGTGAACTACCGCCAGTTGTCGGATGGCAAACCTTTGCCGTTGACCGCCGATCAGATGAAGCAAATTGAGAACCTGACGCGCGAAGCGATGGGCTACTCCGATAAGCGCGGCGACACGCTCAACGTGGTGAATTCACCGTTTAGCGCAACCGAAGAAACCAGCAACGAACTGCCGTTCTGGAAGCAACAAGCCTTCTTCGAAATGTTGATGTCGGCGGGCCGTTGGTTGGTGGTGCTGATTGTTGCCTGGCTGCTGTGGCGCAAAGTGGTTCGTCCGCTCGTCCAGCGTAAAGATGCGGTGCAGCAGGCGCAAGTGGAAGCCAAACGCCAGCAAGTTGAAGGAGAAGATGCTGTTTCAGTCCGCCTGACGAAAGATGAGCAACAGCAGCAACGCAAAATGAATCAAAAGCTTAGCGCTGAAGTGATGAGCCAACGCATTCGCGAGATGTCTGATAACGATCCGCGCGTGGTTGCGCTGGTGATACGCCAATGGATGAGTAACGAACTATGA
- the fliE gene encoding flagellar hook-basal body complex protein FliE, translating to MAIQGIEGVLQQLQATALSAGNPVQNVEPKVSFAGELQAALGRISETQSAARTQAENFAIGKPGVALNDVMVDLQKSSVSLQMGIQVRNKLVSAYQEVMNMQV from the coding sequence ATGGCAATTCAGGGTATCGAAGGCGTACTTCAGCAGTTGCAGGCCACTGCACTGTCGGCGGGGAATCCGGTTCAAAATGTCGAGCCAAAAGTTAGCTTTGCCGGTGAATTACAGGCAGCGCTTGGCCGCATCAGCGAGACACAATCCGCTGCCCGTACCCAGGCTGAAAACTTTGCCATCGGCAAACCCGGCGTTGCGCTCAATGATGTGATGGTCGATCTGCAAAAATCTTCAGTTTCATTGCAGATGGGCATTCAGGTGCGTAATAAGCTGGTATCGGCGTATCAAGAAGTGATGAACATGCAGGTTTAA
- the yedD gene encoding lipoprotein YedD, which yields MKKIALLTVLLALSGCVQVDDYREVVKTPAPAGLAGYWQSEGPQSEMVSPEAIATLVVTKDGDTLDCRQWQRVIALPGKLTQRSDDFYNVTNKREVYSVEREGDTLEYAGMTLKRVDRPTQECADYLQKTPLQSKLP from the coding sequence ATGAAGAAGATTGCATTATTGACAGTGTTGCTGGCGTTAAGCGGCTGTGTGCAAGTTGATGATTACCGCGAAGTGGTGAAAACCCCAGCGCCTGCCGGGCTTGCGGGTTACTGGCAGTCCGAAGGGCCGCAAAGTGAGATGGTCAGCCCAGAGGCGATAGCGACTCTGGTTGTCACCAAAGATGGCGACACGCTGGATTGCCGCCAGTGGCAGCGAGTTATCGCTCTGCCTGGCAAACTGACTCAACGCTCAGACGATTTTTATAACGTGACGAATAAACGCGAAGTTTATAGCGTCGAGCGTGAAGGCGACACGTTGGAATACGCGGGCATGACGCTGAAACGTGTTGATCGCCCAACGCAAGAATGCGCCGATTATTTGCAGAAAACCCCGCTGCAGAGCAAATTACCGTAA
- the amyA gene encoding alpha-amylase, whose amino-acid sequence MKNPTLLQFFHWYYPGGGKLWAEVAERAATLNDIGVNMVWLPPAYKGSSGGYSVGYDVYDLFDLGEFDQKGSVATKYGDKAQLQAAIKALKENGIAVVLDVVLNHKMGADEKEQVRVNRVNEENRNEIDDEVIECEAWTRYTFPVRAGKYSQFIWDYKCFSGVDHIENPHEDGIFKIINDYTGDGWNDQVDDELGNFDYLMGENIDFRNHAVTEELKYWARWVMEETGCNGFRLDAVKHIPAWFYKEWIEHVQEVAEQPLFIVAEYWSHEVDKLQEYIAQVDGQTMLFDAPLQMKFHQASKQGREYDMSQIFTGTLVEADPFHAVTLVANHDTQPLQSLEAPVEPWFKPLAYALILLRENGVPSVFYPDLFGASYDDEGGDGETYHIDMPVIEQLDDLIHARELFAHGVQTLYFNHPNCIAFSRSGTEEYPGCVVVLSNGDDGEKVITLGDNYGGKNWRDYLGNREETVTTDENGSATFACNGGSVSVWVIEEAL is encoded by the coding sequence ATGAAAAACCCAACCCTTTTGCAATTTTTCCATTGGTATTACCCCGGTGGCGGCAAGCTGTGGGCGGAAGTTGCCGAACGTGCAGCAACGCTCAACGACATCGGCGTCAATATGGTCTGGCTCCCACCAGCCTATAAAGGTAGCTCTGGCGGCTACTCGGTCGGCTACGATGTTTACGATTTATTCGACCTGGGTGAGTTTGACCAAAAAGGATCGGTTGCCACCAAATACGGCGACAAAGCGCAATTGCAGGCCGCGATAAAAGCCTTAAAAGAAAATGGCATCGCCGTGGTACTTGATGTGGTGCTGAACCACAAAATGGGGGCCGACGAAAAAGAGCAGGTTCGCGTTAACCGCGTCAATGAAGAAAACCGTAATGAAATTGACGACGAAGTTATCGAATGCGAAGCCTGGACGCGCTACACCTTCCCCGTCCGCGCCGGGAAGTATTCGCAATTTATCTGGGATTACAAATGCTTTAGCGGTGTTGACCATATCGAAAATCCTCACGAAGACGGCATTTTCAAAATCATTAATGACTACACCGGCGACGGCTGGAATGACCAGGTGGATGACGAACTGGGTAATTTCGACTATTTAATGGGCGAGAATATCGACTTTCGAAACCACGCCGTGACGGAAGAGCTAAAATACTGGGCGCGCTGGGTGATGGAAGAAACGGGCTGTAACGGTTTCCGCCTGGATGCGGTCAAACACATTCCGGCCTGGTTCTATAAAGAGTGGATTGAGCACGTTCAGGAAGTGGCTGAACAACCGCTGTTTATCGTGGCTGAATACTGGTCCCACGAAGTGGATAAACTTCAGGAGTACATCGCCCAGGTTGACGGCCAAACGATGCTATTTGATGCCCCGCTACAAATGAAATTCCACCAGGCATCTAAGCAAGGTCGTGAATACGACATGAGCCAAATATTCACCGGCACGCTGGTCGAAGCCGACCCGTTCCATGCGGTGACGCTGGTCGCCAACCACGACACGCAACCGTTGCAATCCCTCGAAGCCCCGGTTGAACCGTGGTTCAAACCGCTGGCTTATGCACTGATTTTATTACGTGAAAACGGTGTACCCAGCGTGTTTTACCCGGATTTATTTGGCGCCAGTTACGACGATGAAGGTGGCGATGGCGAAACGTATCACATCGACATGCCAGTTATCGAACAGCTCGACGACCTGATTCATGCCCGTGAACTTTTCGCTCACGGCGTGCAAACGCTCTATTTTAACCACCCCAATTGCATCGCTTTTAGCCGCAGCGGCACGGAAGAGTATCCGGGTTGCGTGGTAGTGTTATCGAATGGCGACGATGGCGAAAAAGTCATCACCCTTGGTGATAACTACGGCGGCAAAAACTGGCGGGATTATTTAGGCAACCGCGAAGAAACCGTCACTACCGATGAAAACGGCAGCGCAACGTTTGCCTGTAACGGTGGCAGCGTGAGTGTTTGGGTGATAGAAGAGGCGTTGTAG
- the fliT gene encoding flagella biosynthesis regulatory protein FliT, whose translation MSPYVELISRWQNVVLLSQSLLELAERGEWDLLLEQEMAYLQGIEMLNANPIPPGTAKSVQDMLQQNLEQILANEQALKSLLQQRLDELSSLIGQSSRQQTLNHTYGHLSGQLLVPDAPQ comes from the coding sequence ATGTCTCCGTATGTAGAACTGATCAGCCGCTGGCAGAACGTGGTTCTGCTCAGCCAGTCATTGCTTGAGCTGGCTGAGCGCGGCGAGTGGGATTTATTGCTGGAACAGGAGATGGCTTACCTGCAAGGTATCGAAATGCTCAACGCCAACCCTATCCCTCCGGGGACGGCGAAAAGCGTGCAGGATATGTTGCAGCAGAACCTCGAGCAAATTCTGGCAAATGAGCAGGCGCTAAAAAGCCTTTTACAGCAGCGTCTGGACGAACTGAGTTCGCTTATCGGCCAGTCATCGCGCCAGCAAACGCTGAATCACACTTACGGACATTTATCTGGCCAGTTGCTGGTGCCGGACGCACCGCAATAA
- the fliS gene encoding flagellar export chaperone FliS yields the protein MYSARGTQAYAQIGVESAVMSASPHQLIVLLFDGALSALVRTRLFMQQGELAAKGEALSKAINIIDNGLKAGLDNEQGGEIAENLSSLYDYMIRRLMLANLRNDVELIEEVEGLLTNIADAWKQISPLNAAREPA from the coding sequence ATGTACAGCGCGCGAGGTACACAAGCATATGCTCAGATTGGTGTGGAAAGCGCCGTGATGAGCGCGAGTCCTCATCAACTGATTGTTTTGCTTTTTGATGGAGCATTAAGCGCCCTGGTCAGAACTCGCTTGTTTATGCAGCAAGGAGAGCTGGCCGCGAAAGGGGAAGCACTGAGTAAAGCCATCAACATTATCGATAATGGCCTGAAAGCGGGTCTGGATAACGAACAAGGTGGCGAAATCGCGGAGAATTTATCGTCTCTGTATGACTATATGATTCGCCGTCTGATGCTGGCTAACCTACGCAATGATGTTGAATTAATAGAGGAAGTCGAAGGGCTATTAACCAACATTGCCGATGCCTGGAAACAGATTTCACCTCTGAATGCTGCGCGGGAGCCTGCCTAA
- the fliD gene encoding flagellar filament capping protein FliD, with translation MASVSSLGIGSNLPLDTLLTNLTTAEKGRLTPISAQQSSYSAKLTAYGTLKSAIEKFQTANTALNDAKLFKSSNATSSTPDLAVSTAAGAAAGKYTISVTQLAQAQSLATAGSTSATDKQSTVSATDRTLVINQPGREKPLEIKLSDDQTSLNGIRDAINTADSGVSASVIKNKAGEYQLVISSAETGVDNALTVSVTGDTQLNDLIGYDSATATGGLKETIPAKNALLTINNIEVESASNTVKDTPEGVTLSLSKEVTNATVTVTKSNDKATSAIKSWVDAYNSMLDTFDTLTKYTAVDAGADQSSGNGVLLGDSNIRTIQAGIRSQFSTTSTGSTFSTLSQIGITQDSKTGKLTIDNDKLGKALTSNSVATQQLLVGDGKTTGITTTTATLVKGYLADGGMINSATTSINSTLKSLTKQYLAVSSSIDDTIARYKAQFTQLDTLMSKLNNTSNYLTQQFSSSST, from the coding sequence ATGGCTAGCGTTTCTTCATTAGGGATTGGCTCTAACCTGCCACTGGATACATTGTTAACCAATTTAACCACGGCAGAAAAAGGACGATTAACTCCAATTAGTGCGCAGCAATCTAGCTATAGCGCAAAACTGACTGCTTACGGCACACTTAAGAGCGCAATCGAAAAATTCCAGACAGCCAACACAGCTCTTAATGATGCAAAACTGTTTAAAAGCAGTAACGCCACAAGCAGTACCCCAGATTTAGCCGTTTCCACCGCTGCGGGCGCCGCAGCAGGGAAATACACGATTAGCGTGACACAGCTCGCTCAGGCTCAGTCATTAGCAACAGCAGGCTCGACCAGTGCCACAGACAAACAAAGCACGGTGTCTGCAACCGATCGCACGCTGGTCATCAACCAGCCGGGTCGTGAAAAGCCGCTGGAAATCAAACTCAGCGACGATCAAACCTCTCTTAATGGAATTCGCGATGCTATCAACACCGCCGACAGTGGCGTGTCTGCAAGCGTCATCAAAAATAAAGCTGGCGAATACCAGTTGGTTATTTCATCTGCAGAAACCGGTGTTGATAATGCGCTGACCGTCAGCGTCACGGGCGATACCCAACTTAACGATTTGATTGGTTATGATTCTGCAACGGCTACAGGGGGGCTGAAAGAGACGATCCCGGCCAAAAATGCCCTGCTGACTATCAATAATATCGAAGTAGAAAGTGCCAGTAATACCGTTAAAGATACCCCTGAGGGTGTGACTTTATCGTTGAGTAAAGAAGTCACTAACGCGACTGTGACCGTCACGAAAAGTAACGACAAAGCGACCTCGGCAATAAAATCATGGGTCGATGCTTATAACTCAATGCTGGATACCTTCGACACGCTGACTAAGTACACTGCTGTTGATGCAGGTGCCGACCAAAGTTCCGGTAACGGCGTGCTGCTGGGTGACAGTAACATTCGTACGATTCAGGCAGGTATTCGTTCACAGTTCTCCACCACTTCTACCGGTTCGACTTTCAGCACGTTATCGCAAATTGGCATCACTCAGGACTCTAAAACGGGCAAGTTAACCATCGATAACGACAAATTGGGCAAAGCACTAACCAGCAATTCTGTGGCAACTCAGCAGTTATTGGTCGGCGATGGAAAAACAACAGGTATCACTACCACCACCGCAACGTTAGTGAAAGGCTATCTTGCCGATGGCGGCATGATTAACAGTGCCACCACCAGCATTAACAGCACGCTGAAAAGCCTGACAAAACAGTACCTGGCGGTCAGCTCCAGCATTGATGACACCATCGCCCGCTACAAAGCTCAGTTTACCCAACTCGATACCTTAATGAGCAAGCTGAACAACACCAGCAATTATCTGACCCAACAATTCTCATCCAGCAGTACCTGA
- a CDS encoding FliC/FljB family flagellin, whose translation MAQVINTNSLSLLTQNNLNKSQSSLGTAIERLSSGLRINSAKDDAAGQAIANRFTSNIKGLTQASRNANDGISVAQTTEGSLSEINNNLQRIRELSVQASTGSNSGTDLSSIQDEITSRLAEIDRVSGQTQFNGVKVLANDTSMKIQVGANDGETISIDLQKIDSSTLGLNGFSVSGNALKTSAPITQVGSAGNLKDVDLSTVATKLGVDAGTLQLKNVQTSTGASTGTYVVSSGSDNYAVSVDDATGKVTLNTSDVSYSDSKNGVTTGSMSAQLVKVGTDSNGNAQGYVTVQGKNYNAAAGAISNSGATAATGASNVGDIANKSNAALFSGAASVDPLATIDAAIAKVDKFRSSLGAVQNRLDSAITNLNNTSGNLSSAQSRIQDADYATEVSNMSRAQILQQAGTSVLAQANQVPQNVLSLLR comes from the coding sequence ATGGCACAAGTTATCAACACTAACAGCCTGTCGCTGTTGACCCAAAACAATCTGAACAAATCTCAGTCTTCTCTGGGCACTGCTATTGAGCGTTTGTCTTCTGGTCTGCGTATCAACAGCGCCAAAGACGATGCGGCAGGTCAGGCAATTGCTAACCGCTTCACGTCTAACATCAAAGGTCTGACTCAGGCTTCTCGTAACGCCAACGACGGTATTTCCGTTGCGCAAACAACTGAAGGCTCACTGAGCGAAATCAACAACAACTTACAACGTATCCGTGAGCTGTCTGTACAGGCTTCTACCGGTTCTAACTCTGGTACTGACCTGAGCTCCATCCAGGACGAAATCACTTCCCGTCTGGCTGAAATCGACCGTGTATCTGGTCAGACTCAGTTCAACGGCGTGAAAGTACTGGCTAACGACACCTCAATGAAAATTCAGGTTGGCGCTAACGATGGCGAAACCATCAGTATCGATCTGCAAAAAATTGACTCTTCTACACTGGGTCTGAACGGTTTCTCTGTTTCTGGCAACGCACTGAAAACCAGCGCACCGATCACTCAGGTGGGTTCTGCCGGTAATCTGAAAGATGTTGATTTGAGCACTGTTGCTACCAAACTGGGTGTTGATGCTGGCACTCTGCAACTGAAAAACGTTCAGACTTCAACTGGCGCAAGCACTGGTACATACGTTGTTAGCTCTGGTAGCGACAACTACGCAGTATCTGTTGACGATGCAACAGGTAAAGTGACGCTTAACACTAGCGATGTCAGCTACTCTGACAGCAAAAACGGTGTTACCACCGGTTCTATGTCTGCACAGCTGGTTAAAGTGGGCACAGATTCAAACGGCAATGCACAGGGTTATGTGACTGTTCAGGGTAAAAACTACAATGCGGCAGCTGGTGCTATCTCTAACTCCGGCGCAACTGCGGCGACAGGCGCAAGCAATGTGGGCGATATCGCTAATAAATCAAATGCTGCGCTGTTCTCTGGTGCGGCTTCTGTTGATCCATTAGCAACTATCGACGCCGCTATCGCGAAAGTTGATAAATTCCGTAGCTCCCTGGGTGCGGTCCAAAACCGTCTGGATTCTGCTATCACCAACCTGAACAACACCAGCGGCAATCTGTCTTCTGCACAGTCCCGTATTCAGGATGCTGACTACGCGACCGAAGTTTCTAACATGTCACGTGCACAGATTCTGCAACAAGCAGGTACTTCTGTTCTGGCACAGGCAAACCAGGTTCCACAGAACGTTCTGTCTCTGCTGCGTTAA